The Pseudophryne corroboree isolate aPseCor3 chromosome 2, aPseCor3.hap2, whole genome shotgun sequence genome has a segment encoding these proteins:
- the SDC3 gene encoding syndecan-3 isoform X2: protein MHFAFGIIHGAGLLLLVTQAALAQRWRKEFEDEKPFDLEGSGDDDFIDEEDIDDVYSGSGSGDFEMDSRLDFGVRFTTETPISPPTAIALKPAPTAHILPPLQTTWLPPTTEATLVHRHHPWVPPEAPEIPPITAAPTPTSPTKEAATTAGVITATARTTEVRRLQPVIIVSTLTTPMPTTTEEETATFEDATEKVVTVTGQDSSRQWPTEDDSIVQTTAESKIDGLDEVTSTQQPQTDIWEVTIATRDSDVEVPVSGGPSGDFEIQEEDVGSQTLVPTVLDLGNEVLPPVPSPTVHGRGRKADTGLIDNTIDSGNTLAQMPQKNILERREVLIAVIVGGIVGALFAAFLVMLLIYRMKKKDEGSYALEEPKPASVSYQKPDNQEEFYA, encoded by the exons GCGCAGCGATGGCGCAAAGAATTTGAAGATGAGAAACCATTTGATCTAGAAGGGTCTGGAGATGATGACTTCAttgatgaggaggatattgatgaTGTGTATTCTGGATCAGGATCTGGTG ATTTCGAAATGGATTCCAGACTGGATTTTGGGGTTAGATTCACAACAGAAACACCCATTTCACCTCCCACAGCTATAGCGCTAAAACCTGCTCCTACAGCGCATATACTTCCCCCTCTACAGACCACTTGGCTTCCTCCAACAACGGAAGCCACACTTGTACACAGGCACCACCCATGGGTTCCTCCTGAGGCTCCTGAAATACCGCCCATAACTGCGGCACCCACACCTACAAGTCCTACCAAAGAAGCAGCAACTACAGCTGGCGTAATCACAGCAACAGCCAGGACAACAGAAGTACGCAGGTTACAGCCTGTGATTATTGTTTCCACATTAACAACACCCATGCCTACAACCACAGAGGAAGAGACGGCGACATTTGAGGATGCTACTGAGAAGGTTGTGACTGTTACTGGCCAGGATAGCAGCAGACAGTGGCCTACTGAGGATGATAGTATAGTGCAAACAACTGCTGAAAGTAAAATAGATGGCCTGGATGAAGTGACTTCTACTCAACAACCACAG ACGGATATCTGGGAGGTGACCATAGCCACTCGTGACAGTGATGTAGAGGTTCCAGTTAGTGGAGGCCCAAGTGGAGATTTTGAGATTCAAGAAGAGGATGTTGGATCCCAGACACTAGTTCCCACAGTACTTGACCTAGGCAATGAAGTATTACCTCCAGTACCATCACCCACTGTTCATGGGCGAGGAAGGAAAGCAGACACTGGTCTCATTGACAACACCATAGATTCTGGGAATACACTAGCGCAGATGCCTCAAAAGAACATTCTGGAGCGAAGAGAAGTATTAATTG CAGTGATAGTTGGAGGGATAGTTGGAGCCCTGTTTGCTGCGTTCCTAGTGATGCTGTTGATTTATCGCATGAAAAAGAAAGATGAAGGAAGTTACGCTCTGGAGGAGCCGAAACCGGCCAGTGTCTCATATCAGAAACCGGACAATCAAGAGGAGTTTTACGCATAG
- the SDC3 gene encoding syndecan-3 isoform X1, which produces MKKGKVGKEEIYVEAQEKRQQWRQMIKVAQRWRKEFEDEKPFDLEGSGDDDFIDEEDIDDVYSGSGSGDFEMDSRLDFGVRFTTETPISPPTAIALKPAPTAHILPPLQTTWLPPTTEATLVHRHHPWVPPEAPEIPPITAAPTPTSPTKEAATTAGVITATARTTEVRRLQPVIIVSTLTTPMPTTTEEETATFEDATEKVVTVTGQDSSRQWPTEDDSIVQTTAESKIDGLDEVTSTQQPQTDIWEVTIATRDSDVEVPVSGGPSGDFEIQEEDVGSQTLVPTVLDLGNEVLPPVPSPTVHGRGRKADTGLIDNTIDSGNTLAQMPQKNILERREVLIAVIVGGIVGALFAAFLVMLLIYRMKKKDEGSYALEEPKPASVSYQKPDNQEEFYA; this is translated from the exons GCGCAGCGATGGCGCAAAGAATTTGAAGATGAGAAACCATTTGATCTAGAAGGGTCTGGAGATGATGACTTCAttgatgaggaggatattgatgaTGTGTATTCTGGATCAGGATCTGGTG ATTTCGAAATGGATTCCAGACTGGATTTTGGGGTTAGATTCACAACAGAAACACCCATTTCACCTCCCACAGCTATAGCGCTAAAACCTGCTCCTACAGCGCATATACTTCCCCCTCTACAGACCACTTGGCTTCCTCCAACAACGGAAGCCACACTTGTACACAGGCACCACCCATGGGTTCCTCCTGAGGCTCCTGAAATACCGCCCATAACTGCGGCACCCACACCTACAAGTCCTACCAAAGAAGCAGCAACTACAGCTGGCGTAATCACAGCAACAGCCAGGACAACAGAAGTACGCAGGTTACAGCCTGTGATTATTGTTTCCACATTAACAACACCCATGCCTACAACCACAGAGGAAGAGACGGCGACATTTGAGGATGCTACTGAGAAGGTTGTGACTGTTACTGGCCAGGATAGCAGCAGACAGTGGCCTACTGAGGATGATAGTATAGTGCAAACAACTGCTGAAAGTAAAATAGATGGCCTGGATGAAGTGACTTCTACTCAACAACCACAG ACGGATATCTGGGAGGTGACCATAGCCACTCGTGACAGTGATGTAGAGGTTCCAGTTAGTGGAGGCCCAAGTGGAGATTTTGAGATTCAAGAAGAGGATGTTGGATCCCAGACACTAGTTCCCACAGTACTTGACCTAGGCAATGAAGTATTACCTCCAGTACCATCACCCACTGTTCATGGGCGAGGAAGGAAAGCAGACACTGGTCTCATTGACAACACCATAGATTCTGGGAATACACTAGCGCAGATGCCTCAAAAGAACATTCTGGAGCGAAGAGAAGTATTAATTG CAGTGATAGTTGGAGGGATAGTTGGAGCCCTGTTTGCTGCGTTCCTAGTGATGCTGTTGATTTATCGCATGAAAAAGAAAGATGAAGGAAGTTACGCTCTGGAGGAGCCGAAACCGGCCAGTGTCTCATATCAGAAACCGGACAATCAAGAGGAGTTTTACGCATAG